Proteins co-encoded in one Sebastes umbrosus isolate fSebUmb1 chromosome 20, fSebUmb1.pri, whole genome shotgun sequence genomic window:
- the si:dkey-191m6.4 gene encoding rho GTPase-activating protein 22 isoform X4, which translates to MPEPEWINLVKCGFGMYEKGAVLLCSSCSVNHYDYWEPSASCDCCSLSTGIFGQRLEDTVQYEKKFGPRLAPLLVEQCVDFIRERGLDEEGLFRMPGQANLVKELQEAFDCGDKPLFDSNTDVHTVASLLKLYLRELPEPVIPFSKYEDFLTCAQLLAKDEEEGVQELGRQVNTLPLPNYNLLTYICKFLDEVQSHSIENKMSVQNLATVFGPNILRPKMEDPLTIMEGTSLVQHLMTILIREHDRFYSGRDQEGSAVPQTELPVQGHQLQHRSLGAWISEEDLQSCPVSNPDQELHSSASSLDAKLCGAVTPTQIPNLNPGPKLGSPSGKGETVVSPSKQSKTIPSWKYSFKSSSAPRSQPQGKQSSSGSSVADNTSVSSGGGSGGGGGGNWLMNGLSSLRGHRRTSSGERSARDRDSTGSSQRLSTYDNVTSSSSMGSVPSVSSTPWSTSSCEISVPDSASEPSPNQNCGESGEKGEWMESQRETDGGRDGGMTTDPPSSEQDSCEAMELCSSSAACSENGNMAVAAGMPSIIMTEDGDGTNVTLSSLVEGLKDELRNQKTTYEARIQKLEESSAALCAHMERLEQEMEQERKKQRMLEIKLRNSERAREDAENRNRLLEKEMEDFFSTLGDLALGARTSDI; encoded by the exons ATGCCTGAACCGGAATGGATCAACTTGGTGAAATGTGGGTTTGGGATGTATGAGAAAGGAGCTGTGCTGCTGTGCAGCTCCTGTTCGGTGAATCACTACGATTACTGGGAGCCATCAGCCAGCTGCGACTGCTGCAGCCTATCGACAG GGATATTTGGTCAGCGTCTGGAGGACACGGTTCAGTACGAGAAGAAGTTTGGCCCCCGGCTGGCCCCCCTGCTGGTGGAGCAGTGCGTGGACTTCATCAGGGAGAGGGGTTTGGACGAGGAGGGTCTCTTCAGGATGCCGGGGCAGGCCAACCTGGTCAAAGAGCTGCAGGAGGCCTTCGACTGCGGCGACAAGCCTCTCTTTGACAG TAACACAGACGTCCACACGGTGGCATCCTTGCTGAAGTTGTACCTGCGAGAGCTGCCAGAACCAGTCATTCCCTTCTCCAAATATGAAGACTTTCTGACCTGTGCACAGCTTTTGGCcaaagatgaggaggag GGGGTCCAGGAGCTTGGAAGACAAGTTAACACTCTACCTCTACCCAACTACAATCTCCTCACGTACATATGCAA ATTCCTTGATGAGGTCCAGTCACACTCCATTGAGAACAAGATGAGCGTCCAGAACCTCGCCACAGTATTCGGACCAAATATCCTTCGACCCAAGATGGAGGACCCGCTCACTATCATGGAAG GCACCTCTCTGGTCCAGCACCTGATGACAATCCTCATCAGGGAACACGACCGTTTCTACTCGGGGAGGGACCAGGAGGGATCTGCCGTACCCCAAACAGAGCTCCCTGTCCAGGGGCACCAGCTCCAGCATCGCAGCCTTGGAGCCTGGATCTCAGAGGAAGACCTCCAGAGCTGCCCGGTGTCCAACCCCGACCAGGAACTGCACAGCAGCGCCTCGTCTCTGGATGCCAAACTGTGTGGGGCCGTCACTCCCACCCAGATCCCGAACCTGAACCCTGGACCAAAACTGGGGTCTCCATCGGGGAAAGGAGAGACGGTGGTCAGCCCGAGTAAACAATCCAAGACCATACCTTCCTGGAAGTACTCTTTCAAAAGCTCCTCTGCACCTCGTTCCCAGCCGCAAGGCAAGCAAAGCAGCAGCGGCAGCTCTGTGGCTGATAACACTAGTGTATCTTCTGGTGGAGgaagtggaggtggaggtggaggtaaCTGGCTCATGAACGGTTTGTCCTCCTTGAGGGGACACCGGCGCACGTCTTCAGGCGAGCGGTCCGCCCGCGATCGGGACTCCACGGGCTCCTCGCAGAGACTGTCCACCTACGACAATGTCACCTCTTCCTCCAGCATGGGGAGCGTTCCGAGTGTCTCCAGCACACCTTGGTCCACTTCCTCCTGCGAGATCTCTGTCCCCGACTCGGCCAGTGAGCCCTCACCGAACCAGAACTGCGGTGAAAGTGGGGAAAAAGGGGAGTGGATGGAGAGCCAGAGGGAGACCGAcggaggaagagatggagggatgacgACAGACCCCCCGAGCTCTGAGCAGGACAGCTGTGAGGCCATGgagctgtgcagcagcagcgcaGCCTGCAGCGAGAACGGAAACATGGCCGTGGCGGCCGGCATGCCGTCTATTATCATGACCGAGGACGGAGACGGAACAAATGTAACACTGAGCAGTCTGGTGGAAGGACTGAAGGACGAGTTGAGGAATCAGAAGACGACGTACGAGGCCAGGATCCAAAA ACTGGAGGAGTCCAGCGCCGCTCTGTGTGCGCACATGGAGCGTCTGGAAcaagagatggagcaggagaggaagaagcaACGCATGCTGGAGATCAAACTGCGGAACTCGGAGCGGGCGCGGGAGGACGCGGAGAACCGCAACCGGCTTCTggagaaggagatggaggaTTTCTTCTCCACGCTGGGAGATCTGGCCCTGGGTGCGAGGACTAGTGACATTTAA
- the si:dkey-191m6.4 gene encoding rho GTPase-activating protein 22 isoform X3, giving the protein MGPVCCKPDRLKKQHLQGGTGEKDRAPISHESFLLMANSQTDMDDWVKAIRRVIWAPFGGGIFGQRLEDTVQYEKKFGPRLAPLLVEQCVDFIRERGLDEEGLFRMPGQANLVKELQEAFDCGDKPLFDSNTDVHTVASLLKLYLRELPEPVIPFSKYEDFLTCAQLLAKDEEEGVQELGRQVNTLPLPNYNLLTYICKFLDEVQSHSIENKMSVQNLATVFGPNILRPKMEDPLTIMEGTSLVQHLMTILIREHDRFYSGRDQEGSAVPQTELPVQGHQLQHRSLGAWISEEDLQSCPVSNPDQELHSSASSLDAKLCGAVTPTQIPNLNPGPKLGSPSGKGETVVSPSKQSKTIPSWKYSFKSSSAPRSQPQGKQSSSGSSVADNTSVSSGGGSGGGGGGNWLMNGLSSLRGHRRTSSGERSARDRDSTGSSQRLSTYDNVTSSSSMGSVPSVSSTPWSTSSCEISVPDSASEPSPNQNCGESGEKGEWMESQRETDGGRDGGMTTDPPSSEQDSCEAMELCSSSAACSENGNMAVAAGMPSIIMTEDGDGTNVTLSSLVEGLKDELRNQKTTYEARIQKLEESSAALCAHMERLEQEMEQERKKQRMLEIKLRNSERAREDAENRNRLLEKEMEDFFSTLGDLALGARTSDI; this is encoded by the exons GGATATTTGGTCAGCGTCTGGAGGACACGGTTCAGTACGAGAAGAAGTTTGGCCCCCGGCTGGCCCCCCTGCTGGTGGAGCAGTGCGTGGACTTCATCAGGGAGAGGGGTTTGGACGAGGAGGGTCTCTTCAGGATGCCGGGGCAGGCCAACCTGGTCAAAGAGCTGCAGGAGGCCTTCGACTGCGGCGACAAGCCTCTCTTTGACAG TAACACAGACGTCCACACGGTGGCATCCTTGCTGAAGTTGTACCTGCGAGAGCTGCCAGAACCAGTCATTCCCTTCTCCAAATATGAAGACTTTCTGACCTGTGCACAGCTTTTGGCcaaagatgaggaggag GGGGTCCAGGAGCTTGGAAGACAAGTTAACACTCTACCTCTACCCAACTACAATCTCCTCACGTACATATGCAA ATTCCTTGATGAGGTCCAGTCACACTCCATTGAGAACAAGATGAGCGTCCAGAACCTCGCCACAGTATTCGGACCAAATATCCTTCGACCCAAGATGGAGGACCCGCTCACTATCATGGAAG GCACCTCTCTGGTCCAGCACCTGATGACAATCCTCATCAGGGAACACGACCGTTTCTACTCGGGGAGGGACCAGGAGGGATCTGCCGTACCCCAAACAGAGCTCCCTGTCCAGGGGCACCAGCTCCAGCATCGCAGCCTTGGAGCCTGGATCTCAGAGGAAGACCTCCAGAGCTGCCCGGTGTCCAACCCCGACCAGGAACTGCACAGCAGCGCCTCGTCTCTGGATGCCAAACTGTGTGGGGCCGTCACTCCCACCCAGATCCCGAACCTGAACCCTGGACCAAAACTGGGGTCTCCATCGGGGAAAGGAGAGACGGTGGTCAGCCCGAGTAAACAATCCAAGACCATACCTTCCTGGAAGTACTCTTTCAAAAGCTCCTCTGCACCTCGTTCCCAGCCGCAAGGCAAGCAAAGCAGCAGCGGCAGCTCTGTGGCTGATAACACTAGTGTATCTTCTGGTGGAGgaagtggaggtggaggtggaggtaaCTGGCTCATGAACGGTTTGTCCTCCTTGAGGGGACACCGGCGCACGTCTTCAGGCGAGCGGTCCGCCCGCGATCGGGACTCCACGGGCTCCTCGCAGAGACTGTCCACCTACGACAATGTCACCTCTTCCTCCAGCATGGGGAGCGTTCCGAGTGTCTCCAGCACACCTTGGTCCACTTCCTCCTGCGAGATCTCTGTCCCCGACTCGGCCAGTGAGCCCTCACCGAACCAGAACTGCGGTGAAAGTGGGGAAAAAGGGGAGTGGATGGAGAGCCAGAGGGAGACCGAcggaggaagagatggagggatgacgACAGACCCCCCGAGCTCTGAGCAGGACAGCTGTGAGGCCATGgagctgtgcagcagcagcgcaGCCTGCAGCGAGAACGGAAACATGGCCGTGGCGGCCGGCATGCCGTCTATTATCATGACCGAGGACGGAGACGGAACAAATGTAACACTGAGCAGTCTGGTGGAAGGACTGAAGGACGAGTTGAGGAATCAGAAGACGACGTACGAGGCCAGGATCCAAAA ACTGGAGGAGTCCAGCGCCGCTCTGTGTGCGCACATGGAGCGTCTGGAAcaagagatggagcaggagaggaagaagcaACGCATGCTGGAGATCAAACTGCGGAACTCGGAGCGGGCGCGGGAGGACGCGGAGAACCGCAACCGGCTTCTggagaaggagatggaggaTTTCTTCTCCACGCTGGGAGATCTGGCCCTGGGTGCGAGGACTAGTGACATTTAA